In one window of Frigoriglobus tundricola DNA:
- a CDS encoding gamma-glutamyl-gamma-aminobutyrate hydrolase family protein, with amino-acid sequence MSARTKEVKEKLPAAPAPRPLIAVNADLVAPKNGAAFARLNIGYIDAIMAAGGLPLVLPPLRKDNLADIDALLDQCAGIVLTGGADMDPRRNGQPLTAVVNPMPARREEADRYLLAKIFERKLSVLGIGVGMQQLNVFAAGTLHLHLPTDNPKAMPHYDQTGAPHRHMVLIEEGTRLDDIYGTQELRVNSTHHQAVNQIGKRMRVAAKAPDGVIEAIESTDPNWFCVGVQWHPEAETASALDVQIFECFVQAAVRAADGVLAAA; translated from the coding sequence ATGTCTGCTCGCACCAAAGAAGTCAAAGAGAAGCTGCCCGCCGCACCGGCCCCGCGCCCGCTCATCGCGGTCAACGCCGACCTCGTCGCCCCGAAGAACGGGGCCGCGTTCGCCCGGCTCAACATCGGCTACATCGACGCCATCATGGCCGCCGGTGGCCTGCCCCTCGTCCTCCCGCCGCTCCGCAAGGACAACCTCGCCGACATCGACGCCCTCCTCGACCAGTGCGCCGGGATCGTCCTCACCGGCGGTGCGGACATGGACCCGCGCCGCAACGGGCAGCCGCTCACCGCGGTCGTCAACCCGATGCCCGCCCGCCGCGAGGAGGCCGACCGCTACCTGCTCGCCAAGATCTTCGAGCGGAAGCTGTCCGTTCTGGGGATCGGCGTCGGCATGCAGCAGTTGAACGTGTTCGCCGCCGGCACCCTGCACCTGCACCTGCCGACCGACAACCCGAAGGCGATGCCGCACTACGACCAGACCGGCGCGCCGCACCGGCACATGGTGCTGATCGAGGAGGGCACCCGCCTCGACGACATTTACGGCACGCAGGAACTCCGCGTGAACAGCACGCACCACCAGGCGGTGAACCAGATCGGCAAGCGCATGCGCGTGGCGGCGAAGGCGCCGGACGGGGTCATCGAGGCGATCGAATCGACCGACCCGAACTGGTTCTGCGTCGGCGTGCAGTGGCACCCGGAGGCGGAAACCGCCAGCGCGCTCGACGTGCAGATCTTCGAGTGCTTCGTGCAGGCCGCCGTTCGCGCCGCGGACGGGGTCCTCGCCGCGGCCTGA
- a CDS encoding class I SAM-dependent methyltransferase gives MQTNPTRTELLQYVKDAVTGDEFSRATFAGATRGSACEWVRVVVRPVELRGARQVQFAYQGAKKVVTRNFPLNEVEPPLDELLGHGFAGVHISLRTEEIDIRTSRKGRVHFGRRKMGEPREAVVEPHNRVKDVPLPEGRADRLLEVMGIATPDGHVRASMRAKFTQINEFLKQLRHALDGTDLERLGRPVEILDCGCGSSYLTLAAHHYLNNVLGVPARVLGVDVNDEVIRKSTDRADRLGATGLNFECRRIGTTEIAADIVLALHACDTATDDALAQAVRSDARLLLSVPCCHHDLNRALQPGAGAGVLRPVLRHGIMLQRTADLVTDAFRALALRIMGYRTDVVEFVATEHTPRNLMIRAVRGGPLGAAVKPGFAGDRPRGPEEAAHIAEYIEMKRFWGVTPYIEKAFGEPFQNLVTARPL, from the coding sequence ATGCAGACGAACCCGACCCGCACCGAGTTGCTTCAGTACGTCAAGGACGCCGTGACCGGCGACGAGTTCAGCCGGGCCACGTTCGCCGGGGCCACGCGCGGCTCGGCGTGCGAATGGGTCCGCGTCGTGGTCCGGCCGGTCGAGCTGCGCGGCGCGCGGCAGGTCCAGTTCGCCTACCAGGGCGCGAAGAAGGTCGTCACCAGGAACTTCCCGCTCAATGAGGTGGAACCGCCGCTCGACGAGCTGCTCGGCCACGGCTTCGCGGGCGTCCACATCTCGCTCCGCACCGAAGAGATCGACATCCGCACGAGCCGCAAGGGTCGGGTGCATTTCGGCCGACGGAAGATGGGCGAACCGCGCGAGGCTGTCGTCGAACCGCACAACCGCGTGAAGGACGTGCCGCTGCCCGAGGGCCGGGCCGACCGCCTGCTCGAAGTGATGGGCATCGCGACCCCCGACGGACACGTTCGGGCGTCGATGCGCGCCAAGTTCACGCAGATCAACGAGTTCCTCAAGCAACTCCGGCACGCCCTGGACGGCACCGACCTGGAGCGCCTCGGTCGCCCGGTCGAGATCCTCGACTGCGGGTGCGGGTCGAGCTACCTCACGCTCGCCGCGCACCACTATCTGAACAATGTGCTCGGAGTGCCGGCCCGCGTCCTCGGTGTGGACGTGAACGACGAGGTGATCCGCAAGAGCACCGACCGCGCCGACCGCCTCGGCGCCACGGGGCTGAACTTCGAGTGCCGCCGCATCGGCACGACGGAAATAGCGGCCGACATTGTCCTCGCCCTGCACGCCTGCGACACCGCCACCGACGACGCGCTCGCCCAGGCCGTGCGGAGCGACGCCCGGCTCCTCCTCAGCGTCCCGTGCTGCCACCACGACCTGAACCGCGCGCTCCAGCCCGGCGCCGGGGCCGGCGTGCTCCGACCGGTGCTCCGCCACGGCATCATGCTCCAGCGCACCGCGGATCTGGTCACCGACGCGTTCCGCGCACTCGCGCTGCGCATTATGGGCTACCGCACGGATGTCGTGGAGTTCGTCGCGACCGAACACACGCCGCGGAACCTGATGATCCGCGCCGTCCGCGGCGGGCCGCTTGGAGCGGCCGTGAAGCCCGGCTTTGCGGGCGACAGGCCGCGAGGACCAGAGGAAGCGGCACATATCGCCGAGTACATCGAAATGAAGCGCTTCTGGGGCGTGACGCCGTACATCGAGAAGGCGTTCGGCGAGCCCTTTCAAAACCTCGTAACGGCGAGGCCCCTATGA
- a CDS encoding class I SAM-dependent methyltransferase has protein sequence MSDAGYVLGQSERAARRLALQDRHFAAPSEALLDALALAPTDRVVELGCGPGGMTQRIVKRLGAGGVVVGVDASAALLEQAKQALAGTGPGRHEFIQADISKPDAWLDGTDVVIGRAVLHHVPMAEFLLGRLRGTLKPGTRIGFLEPDFRRPLAALAFAETTRPELAPLLAFAKAINDLYAAWRISPAVGASLAPALEDAGYADVRHTWHPFASDASVLENLAMIYDEVRDTLASLGILTPAEIEAQKQLLRALPTGTLPPVWGLHQVTAHA, from the coding sequence ATGAGCGACGCGGGGTACGTGCTCGGGCAGAGCGAACGGGCCGCGCGACGGCTCGCTCTCCAGGATCGGCACTTTGCCGCCCCGTCCGAGGCGCTGCTGGACGCCCTGGCCCTCGCGCCGACCGACCGCGTGGTCGAACTCGGCTGCGGCCCCGGCGGGATGACGCAACGCATCGTGAAGCGGCTCGGCGCGGGCGGCGTGGTCGTGGGTGTGGACGCGTCCGCCGCGCTGCTCGAACAAGCGAAACAGGCGCTCGCGGGTACCGGGCCGGGGCGTCACGAATTTATCCAGGCCGATATCTCGAAGCCCGACGCGTGGCTCGACGGCACGGACGTGGTGATCGGACGCGCCGTGCTGCACCACGTTCCGATGGCCGAATTCTTACTCGGACGGTTGAGGGGCACTCTGAAGCCCGGCACGCGAATCGGGTTCCTCGAACCCGACTTCCGCCGCCCGCTGGCGGCACTCGCGTTCGCGGAGACGACCCGACCGGAACTGGCTCCGCTACTGGCGTTCGCGAAGGCGATCAACGACCTGTACGCCGCGTGGCGCATCTCGCCGGCGGTGGGCGCGTCGCTGGCGCCGGCCCTCGAGGACGCCGGCTATGCGGACGTGCGGCACACCTGGCACCCGTTCGCGTCGGACGCGAGCGTTCTCGAGAACCTGGCGATGATCTACGACGAGGTGCGCGACACCCTCGCGTCACTGGGCATCCTCACCCCGGCCGAAATCGAGGCGCAGAAGCAATTGCTCCGCGCGCTGCCGACCGGCACGCTCCCTCCGGTCTGGGGGCTACATCAGGTGACGGCGCACGCGTGA
- a CDS encoding carboxymuconolactone decarboxylase family protein encodes MRRAGLDAELAAQLERDYTKADLAPADRAMLDFAVKLTRTPYKHTREDVEKLRAAGFDDTGVLQITVIAAFFNYINRVADALGVGKPE; translated from the coding sequence TTGCGCCGGGCCGGTCTGGACGCCGAACTCGCCGCTCAGTTGGAGCGGGACTATACGAAAGCCGATCTCGCCCCGGCCGATCGGGCGATGCTCGACTTCGCGGTGAAGCTCACGCGGACCCCGTACAAGCACACCCGCGAGGACGTCGAGAAGCTGCGCGCCGCGGGCTTCGACGACACCGGCGTCCTCCAGATCACGGTGATCGCCGCCTTCTTCAACTACATCAACCGCGTGGCCGACGCCCTGGGCGTGGGCAAACCCGAGTGA
- the asnS gene encoding asparagine--tRNA ligase — protein MDKMSVADARKPEAVGKHVRLRGWIRTRRDSKGGFSFIELNDGSCQGNVQVVAPGELANYESVVKHLHTGASVDIDGEVKASPAKGQATEVLASRVELTGDADPETFPLQKKGHSFEFLRGIAHLRPRTNTFGAVARLRHQVSMSVHQFFHEHGFFYIHTPVITASDCEGAGAMFRVSTIDPDAPPKVDGKVDYTKDFFHKPAYLTVSGQLQGEAFACALGKIYTFGPTFRAENSNTPRHLAEFWMIEPEMAFYELTDNMDLAEAFLKRIISDALKYCMEDLKFFAERLDNNKDLFTKLDNVLNNPFRRVSYTEGVDILLKSGKTWEYPVAWGNDLQSEHERYLAEQHFKCPVILYDYPRTLKPFYMKVNDDQKTVRAMDVLVPGVGEIIGGSQREERLDVLEARMKEQGLEPEGYSWYLDLRRYGTVPHSGFGLGLERTILFLSGMANIRDVIPFPRTPGNAEY, from the coding sequence ATGGACAAGATGAGTGTGGCCGACGCCCGCAAACCCGAGGCGGTCGGCAAGCACGTTCGCCTCCGGGGCTGGATCCGGACGCGACGGGATTCAAAGGGCGGGTTCAGTTTCATCGAACTGAACGACGGTTCCTGTCAGGGGAACGTGCAGGTCGTCGCGCCCGGTGAGCTCGCGAACTACGAGTCCGTGGTCAAGCACCTCCACACCGGGGCGAGTGTGGACATCGACGGCGAGGTGAAGGCGTCCCCCGCGAAGGGTCAGGCGACGGAAGTCTTGGCGTCGCGCGTGGAGTTGACCGGCGACGCCGACCCCGAAACGTTTCCCCTCCAGAAGAAGGGGCACAGCTTCGAGTTCCTGCGCGGCATCGCCCACCTGCGGCCGCGCACGAACACGTTCGGGGCCGTCGCCCGGTTGCGGCACCAGGTCTCCATGTCCGTCCACCAGTTCTTCCACGAGCACGGGTTCTTCTACATCCACACGCCGGTCATCACCGCCAGCGACTGCGAGGGCGCCGGCGCGATGTTCCGCGTGTCCACCATCGACCCCGACGCCCCGCCCAAGGTGGACGGGAAGGTGGACTACACCAAGGACTTCTTCCACAAGCCCGCGTACCTCACGGTGAGCGGCCAGTTGCAGGGCGAGGCGTTCGCGTGCGCGCTGGGGAAGATCTACACCTTCGGCCCGACCTTCCGCGCGGAGAACTCGAACACCCCGCGGCACCTCGCCGAGTTCTGGATGATCGAGCCGGAAATGGCCTTCTACGAGCTAACGGACAACATGGATCTGGCCGAAGCCTTCCTCAAGCGGATCATCTCCGACGCGCTGAAGTATTGCATGGAAGACCTGAAGTTCTTCGCGGAGCGACTGGACAACAACAAGGACCTGTTCACGAAGCTGGACAACGTGCTGAACAACCCGTTCCGACGCGTCTCGTACACCGAGGGCGTGGACATCCTGCTGAAGAGCGGCAAGACCTGGGAGTACCCGGTGGCGTGGGGCAACGACCTCCAGAGCGAGCACGAGCGCTACCTGGCGGAACAGCACTTCAAGTGCCCGGTGATTCTCTACGACTACCCGCGCACGCTGAAGCCGTTCTACATGAAGGTGAACGACGACCAGAAGACGGTGCGGGCGATGGACGTGCTGGTGCCGGGCGTGGGCGAGATCATCGGCGGCAGCCAGCGCGAGGAGCGGCTCGACGTGCTGGAGGCGCGCATGAAGGAACAGGGGCTCGAGCCGGAGGGGTACTCGTGGTACCTCGACTTGCGCCGCTACGGAACGGTGCCGCACTCGGGGTTCGGCTTGGGCCTTGAGCGGACGATCCTGTTCCTCAGCGGCATGGCGAACATCCGCGACGTGATCCCGTTCCCGCGCACGCCGGGCAACGCCGAGTATTGA
- the glnA gene encoding type I glutamate--ammonia ligase: protein MSAREPARSPREVLALLREREVKAVDFRFMDFPGQWKHFTVPAEVLDENSFEDGLGFDGSSIRGWVAINESDMLLMPQPDTLFIDPFCKDVTLAMLCNILDPLTKEDYSRDPRNVARKAVNHMKHTGIADAAMFGPSMEFFVFDDVKFDQTPHSAFYYVDSGEGQWNTGRDERPNLGYKVPYKQGYFPCPPADSLHDLRSEMMLAMMQCGMTVESHHHEKAGGGQCAINVRYDELVPMADNVLKYKYIVKNTARRHNKAATFMPKPLFEDYGSGMHVHVSLWKKKGGDLVNLFYGTDYSNLSELAMYALGGLLKHAPALCAITNPTTNSYKRLVPGYEAPVNLAYSQRNRSAAVRIPVYSSRAKSKRLEYRVPDGTANPYLAFAGMLMAMLDGIRNKTHPGSPLDKDIYDMPAEQLKDVPKAPQTLVEALDALEKDHEFLLQGNVFTEDVIETWIDYKRKAEVAAIRVRPHPYEFALYFDS from the coding sequence ATGTCAGCACGCGAACCCGCCCGCAGCCCCCGCGAAGTCCTCGCCCTCCTCCGGGAGCGCGAGGTGAAGGCCGTGGACTTCCGGTTCATGGACTTCCCCGGCCAGTGGAAGCACTTCACCGTGCCGGCCGAGGTGCTGGACGAGAACTCGTTCGAGGACGGGCTCGGGTTCGACGGCTCCAGCATCCGCGGGTGGGTCGCCATCAACGAGTCCGACATGCTGCTCATGCCGCAGCCGGACACGCTGTTCATCGACCCGTTCTGCAAGGACGTCACGCTCGCGATGCTGTGCAACATTTTGGACCCGCTCACCAAGGAGGACTACTCCCGCGACCCGCGGAACGTGGCGCGCAAGGCCGTCAACCACATGAAGCACACCGGCATCGCGGACGCGGCGATGTTCGGGCCGTCGATGGAGTTCTTCGTCTTCGACGACGTGAAGTTCGACCAGACCCCGCACTCCGCGTTCTACTACGTCGACTCGGGCGAGGGGCAGTGGAACACGGGCCGGGACGAGCGCCCGAACCTGGGCTACAAGGTGCCGTACAAGCAGGGCTACTTCCCGTGCCCGCCCGCGGACTCGCTGCACGACCTGCGCAGCGAGATGATGCTGGCGATGATGCAGTGCGGCATGACCGTGGAGAGCCACCACCACGAGAAGGCCGGCGGCGGGCAGTGCGCCATCAACGTGCGGTACGACGAACTCGTGCCGATGGCCGACAACGTGTTGAAGTACAAGTACATCGTGAAGAACACGGCCCGCCGGCACAACAAGGCGGCCACCTTCATGCCCAAGCCGCTGTTCGAGGACTACGGCAGCGGGATGCACGTTCACGTGTCGCTGTGGAAGAAGAAGGGCGGCGACCTCGTGAACCTGTTCTACGGCACCGACTACTCGAACCTGTCCGAACTGGCGATGTACGCCCTCGGCGGGCTGCTCAAGCACGCCCCGGCACTGTGCGCGATCACGAACCCCACCACCAACAGCTACAAGCGCCTCGTGCCGGGGTACGAGGCGCCGGTGAACCTGGCGTACAGCCAGCGGAACCGCTCCGCGGCGGTGCGCATCCCGGTGTACTCGTCGCGGGCCAAATCGAAGCGGCTGGAGTACCGCGTCCCGGACGGCACGGCCAACCCGTACCTGGCGTTCGCCGGGATGCTCATGGCGATGCTCGACGGCATCCGCAACAAGACGCACCCCGGCAGCCCGCTCGACAAGGACATCTACGACATGCCGGCGGAGCAACTGAAGGACGTCCCGAAGGCCCCGCAGACGCTCGTCGAGGCCCTGGACGCACTGGAGAAGGACCACGAGTTCCTGTTGCAGGGCAACGTGTTCACCGAGGACGTGATCGAAACGTGGATCGACTACAAGCGGAAGGCCGAGGTCGCCGCGATCCGCGTCCGCCCGCACCCGTACGAGTTCGCGCTGTACTTCGATAGCTAG
- a CDS encoding carboxymuconolactone decarboxylase family protein — protein sequence MPWIKTTPYEDAGPELRNVYGAIYALYPADYAVPVASLVRPDGGSDSIVAAHSLVPEAMRHMMSGLAVMMQPHLPLTRRQHEMIAAVVSVQNQCFY from the coding sequence ATGCCGTGGATCAAGACGACGCCTTACGAAGACGCCGGCCCCGAACTGCGGAACGTGTACGGCGCGATCTACGCGCTGTACCCGGCCGACTACGCGGTTCCGGTCGCGTCGCTGGTGCGCCCCGACGGCGGGAGCGACAGCATCGTCGCGGCACACAGCCTGGTGCCCGAAGCGATGCGGCACATGATGAGCGGTCTGGCGGTGATGATGCAGCCGCACCTCCCGCTGACGCGGCGGCAGCACGAGATGATCGCGGCGGTGGTCTCGGTTCAGAACCAGTGCTTTTACTGA
- a CDS encoding TIGR02996 domain-containing protein: MVNSPRPELLALLRAAKDQPDDDTVRLVIADWLDENGDDDDRIRAEFIRLQCRLARLPYDAPERNVLEERDFQLQQEELPWEIPLPRDCGLKEWKRGLARLEAQPAGSLLEAGKEVTASEGYAWVDGLLVVRLEARDVVRFARSPLLDGLNVLTLFSHPVGEEGARALAQSQHLNCLRELELSHNNLTASEVRALTESLTLSRLEALRIVGNNIAADGAEALAAAAPLVRLSVLGLSNNQLGDRGVAAIARSPYLTGLTKLELDQNHFGDAGAASLAASPSFARLTGLSLKHNAIGAAGARALAGTSPVTNLSEIDLWSNWLSDEGVAALVSTPALGRLKSLQLGLNRISESGARALAASPHLSRLSTLCLGSNPLGADGVRAIVSSPNLSQLTDLSFQQADLGDDVGFALADSCALSNLTTLDLSYTEIGDAGLAALATSPRLANLTVLNLECNLIEEAGAIALAHSPHLGRLKRLSFYRCPLTDKARRVLESRFGECWN, translated from the coding sequence ATGGTGAATTCCCCGCGACCCGAACTGCTCGCCCTTTTGCGTGCTGCCAAGGATCAACCGGACGACGACACGGTCCGATTGGTCATCGCCGACTGGTTGGACGAGAACGGCGATGATGATGACCGGATCCGCGCGGAGTTCATCCGGCTCCAGTGCCGGCTCGCCCGGCTCCCTTACGACGCGCCGGAGCGAAACGTATTAGAGGAACGCGACTTCCAGCTCCAGCAGGAAGAGCTTCCCTGGGAAATACCCTTGCCCAGAGATTGCGGTTTGAAAGAGTGGAAACGGGGGCTGGCCCGCCTCGAAGCCCAGCCCGCCGGATCGCTGCTCGAAGCCGGGAAAGAAGTGACGGCTTCCGAAGGCTATGCTTGGGTCGACGGGTTGCTGGTTGTGCGGCTTGAAGCGCGAGACGTGGTCCGGTTCGCCCGCTCCCCGCTCCTTGACGGTCTCAACGTCTTGACCCTCTTCTCACACCCCGTAGGAGAAGAGGGCGCTCGGGCACTCGCCCAGTCGCAGCATTTGAACTGTCTGAGGGAGCTGGAACTGAGCCACAACAACCTCACTGCTTCTGAGGTTCGTGCTCTTACCGAGTCTCTTACCCTCTCGCGGTTGGAGGCGCTGCGTATTGTCGGAAACAACATCGCAGCGGATGGGGCAGAAGCATTAGCCGCGGCGGCCCCCTTGGTTCGCCTCTCGGTACTCGGTTTGAGCAACAATCAGCTCGGCGACCGAGGGGTCGCGGCGATCGCGCGTTCACCGTATCTCACCGGTCTCACAAAGCTGGAGTTGGACCAAAATCACTTCGGTGACGCGGGGGCCGCGTCGCTAGCCGCCTCCCCAAGTTTCGCCCGTCTCACCGGACTTTCTCTCAAGCACAACGCGATCGGGGCAGCCGGTGCGCGGGCGCTCGCCGGCACGTCCCCCGTGACGAACCTGTCGGAGATCGATCTCTGGTCCAACTGGCTCAGTGACGAAGGGGTTGCGGCTCTCGTTTCGACGCCCGCGCTGGGTCGGTTGAAATCTCTTCAACTCGGCCTGAACCGGATCAGTGAAAGTGGCGCGCGGGCGCTCGCGGCTTCGCCCCATTTGTCACGGCTCTCGACTTTATGTTTGGGTTCGAACCCCCTGGGCGCGGACGGCGTGCGAGCGATCGTGTCGTCACCGAATTTGTCTCAGCTGACCGATCTTTCCTTCCAGCAGGCCGACTTGGGAGACGACGTCGGGTTTGCACTGGCCGATTCCTGTGCCTTATCGAATCTGACGACGCTCGATCTGTCGTACACCGAGATCGGAGACGCCGGACTGGCAGCGCTGGCCACGTCGCCGCGTTTAGCAAACCTCACTGTTCTGAACCTGGAATGCAACTTGATTGAGGAGGCGGGCGCGATCGCACTTGCCCACTCACCTCACCTCGGCCGTTTAAAGCGTTTAAGCTTCTACCGCTGTCCCCTAACGGACAAAGCGCGACGTGTGTTGGAATCGCGATTCGGAGAGTGTTGGAACTGA
- a CDS encoding anhydro-N-acetylmuramic acid kinase gives MVRTLIGLSVGSGLEGVDAAVVRVEGLGLDLVPRVVPAGRFAFPPAARDLIRASTAVPAPLPPEFLRAIADTAVFAARQALGKAAASPRETFAVGLLEPSHPTAPVPIHWPEVAQCVAEQTGVTVLHGFADRDRAAGGTASSLTATADFLLFRGSESRLLVHLGAVATVLLVPANGSVSAAFGFEAGPGNQLLNAILFQGTRGKEHTDAGGKRAVQGRCLEPLLARWLSHPHLTRTPPKAVHPEAFGRSFLLAAFDAARQLAAGLPDLLCTATHLAARAIGDACRLPVMRPDTPRRVLLTGGGVRNGFLWQLVAQQFGGKVERADTADVPALSRSAAAAAVLAALTCDGVPGNLAVLTGATGGRLLGHIAPGDGRNWARCAAWLADQTGDYPRANRAA, from the coding sequence ATGGTCCGCACACTGATCGGGTTATCGGTCGGCTCCGGGCTGGAGGGCGTGGACGCGGCCGTGGTGCGGGTCGAGGGGCTCGGCCTCGATCTCGTCCCGCGGGTCGTTCCCGCCGGCCGCTTTGCGTTCCCGCCGGCCGCGCGCGATCTGATCCGCGCCAGCACAGCGGTTCCTGCTCCCCTCCCCCCCGAGTTTCTCCGTGCCATAGCCGATACGGCGGTGTTCGCCGCGCGTCAGGCGCTCGGTAAGGCCGCGGCCTCGCCCCGCGAGACGTTCGCAGTGGGGCTACTCGAACCGTCCCACCCGACCGCCCCGGTCCCGATCCACTGGCCGGAAGTGGCCCAGTGCGTGGCCGAGCAGACCGGGGTGACGGTACTCCACGGGTTCGCCGACCGCGACCGCGCCGCCGGTGGGACAGCGAGTTCTCTCACCGCTACCGCCGACTTCCTGCTCTTCCGCGGTTCCGAATCGCGCCTGCTCGTCCACCTCGGTGCCGTCGCGACGGTGCTACTTGTTCCGGCCAATGGGAGCGTCTCCGCCGCGTTCGGCTTTGAGGCCGGGCCGGGTAACCAGCTCCTGAACGCCATCCTGTTTCAAGGTACGCGGGGGAAGGAACACACCGACGCCGGCGGTAAGCGGGCCGTGCAGGGCCGGTGCCTGGAGCCGCTCCTCGCCCGCTGGCTGTCGCACCCGCACCTGACACGAACGCCGCCGAAAGCCGTCCACCCGGAGGCGTTCGGCCGCAGCTTTCTACTGGCCGCGTTTGATGCGGCCCGGCAACTCGCGGCCGGCCTGCCCGATCTGCTCTGCACCGCAACACACCTCGCCGCACGGGCGATCGGTGACGCGTGCCGGCTCCCGGTCATGCGGCCGGACACCCCGCGCCGCGTGCTGCTCACGGGCGGCGGGGTGCGGAACGGCTTCCTGTGGCAGTTGGTGGCGCAGCAGTTCGGCGGAAAAGTGGAACGTGCCGACACCGCGGACGTTCCCGCCTTATCCCGCAGCGCGGCCGCGGCAGCGGTGCTGGCCGCGCTGACGTGTGACGGCGTGCCGGGGAACCTGGCGGTCCTTACGGGGGCAACTGGCGGCCGGCTGCTCGGGCACATCGCCCCCGGCGACGGTCGGAACTGGGCGCGGTGCGCCGCGTGGCTCGCCGACCAGACCGGCGACTACCCGCGGGCCAACCGCGCCGCGTGA
- a CDS encoding alpha/beta hydrolase family protein → MLIRILSLGAVLVLALPLVAADAAQSAAALKELRTALDAKPAALDALADKSFAQVPLTKADATTARELLWKAHAAHIKKDRADEVKNLLIKDGTLEMPFFYKTFGKKPKAGRSLYFSLHGGGGAPKQKNDEQWDNQKKLYTVEEGVYLAPRAPTNTWNLWHEAHIDRMFGRLIEDLIVLEDVNPNRVYVMGYSAGGDGVYQLAPRMADSWAAAAMMAGHPNGVSLLSLRNVPFALQVGGNDGAYNRNKVAKEYGEQLDKLQKDDPKGYEHFVKIYEGKGHWMDREDKVALPWMAKFTRNPVPDKVLWKQTGTPHDRFYWLAVPSKEAKTDSLVVATRAGQTIEITGAEKITKLLIRLDDRMADLDKPIEVKQAGKVLFAGPAPRTVATLVKTLTGRGDPGLVFDAEVEVMVDAGK, encoded by the coding sequence GTGCTCATCCGCATCCTCTCCCTCGGCGCTGTCCTGGTGCTCGCGCTGCCGCTCGTGGCCGCGGACGCGGCCCAATCCGCGGCCGCACTCAAGGAGTTGCGTACCGCGCTCGACGCCAAGCCCGCCGCGCTCGACGCGCTCGCGGACAAGAGCTTCGCGCAAGTGCCGCTCACCAAGGCGGACGCAACGACCGCCCGCGAGTTGCTCTGGAAGGCCCACGCCGCGCACATCAAGAAGGACCGCGCCGACGAGGTGAAGAACCTGCTCATCAAGGACGGCACCCTCGAGATGCCGTTCTTCTACAAGACCTTCGGGAAGAAGCCGAAGGCCGGCCGCAGCCTGTACTTTTCGCTGCACGGCGGCGGCGGGGCGCCGAAGCAGAAGAACGACGAGCAGTGGGACAACCAGAAGAAGTTGTACACGGTGGAGGAGGGCGTCTACCTCGCGCCGCGGGCGCCGACGAACACCTGGAACCTGTGGCACGAGGCCCACATCGACCGGATGTTCGGCCGGCTCATTGAGGATCTGATCGTGCTGGAGGACGTGAACCCGAATCGGGTGTACGTGATGGGCTACTCGGCTGGGGGTGACGGCGTGTACCAACTCGCCCCGCGCATGGCCGATTCCTGGGCCGCGGCGGCGATGATGGCGGGCCACCCCAACGGCGTGTCGCTGCTCTCACTGCGCAACGTGCCGTTCGCGCTCCAGGTGGGCGGCAACGACGGCGCGTACAACCGTAACAAAGTCGCTAAGGAGTACGGCGAACAGCTCGACAAGCTCCAAAAAGACGATCCCAAGGGGTACGAACACTTCGTGAAGATCTACGAGGGGAAGGGTCACTGGATGGACCGCGAGGACAAGGTCGCGCTGCCGTGGATGGCCAAATTCACCCGCAACCCGGTTCCCGACAAGGTGCTGTGGAAGCAGACGGGCACGCCCCACGACCGCTTCTACTGGCTGGCCGTACCCTCAAAAGAGGCCAAAACCGATTCGCTCGTGGTCGCGACCCGCGCCGGACAGACGATCGAGATCACCGGCGCCGAGAAGATCACCAAGCTCCTCATCCGCCTCGACGATCGCATGGCCGATCTGGACAAGCCGATCGAGGTGAAGCAGGCCGGCAAGGTGCTGTTCGCCGGCCCGGCCCCGCGCACAGTGGCGACGCTGGTGAAGACGTTGACGGGGCGGGGCGATCCGGGGCTCGTGTTCGATGCGGAAGTGGAAGTGATGGTGGACGCGGGAAAGTAA